One genomic region from Rhizomicrobium palustre encodes:
- a CDS encoding alpha/beta fold hydrolase, with translation MRRAFAVAFFLASLSSAGAAVVPFPASFKTQSIATNGTKLSVRVGGTGPAVVLLHGFGDTSDMWAPIAAKLAANHTVIVPDLRGMGNSEHPETGYTKKNQAADIAGVMDGLHVTKADLVTHDIGNMVGYALAASYPGRITKWVVIDAPLPGIGHWEAQLSNPKTWHFNFYGPDEERLVAGRERIYLDRFWNELSADPKKIDEATRVHYTAYYAKPHAIHDAFEQFKAFRQDSLDNKALSAKGKLTMPVLALGGEKSYGTAMAGELNFVATNVKGGVIPASGHWVMEENPDATTKLVVDFLSH, from the coding sequence ATGAGACGAGCTTTTGCGGTGGCCTTCTTTCTGGCCAGCCTTTCGAGTGCTGGTGCAGCGGTTGTGCCGTTCCCGGCGAGTTTCAAAACCCAATCCATCGCCACCAACGGCACCAAGCTTTCCGTGCGCGTCGGGGGCACCGGGCCTGCCGTCGTGCTGCTGCATGGCTTTGGCGATACCAGCGATATGTGGGCCCCGATTGCGGCCAAGCTCGCGGCGAACCACACCGTCATCGTGCCGGATTTGCGCGGCATGGGAAATTCGGAGCATCCCGAAACCGGCTACACCAAGAAGAACCAGGCCGCCGACATCGCGGGCGTGATGGATGGGCTGCATGTGACGAAAGCCGATCTCGTCACCCATGATATCGGCAATATGGTCGGCTATGCCTTGGCGGCGAGCTATCCGGGCCGCATCACCAAGTGGGTGGTGATCGATGCGCCGCTGCCCGGCATCGGTCATTGGGAGGCGCAGCTTTCCAATCCCAAGACCTGGCATTTCAATTTCTATGGCCCCGATGAAGAGCGTTTGGTGGCGGGGCGTGAGCGCATCTATCTTGATCGCTTCTGGAATGAGCTTTCCGCCGATCCCAAGAAGATCGATGAGGCGACGCGCGTTCACTACACCGCCTATTACGCCAAGCCGCACGCCATCCACGATGCGTTCGAGCAGTTCAAGGCCTTCAGGCAGGACAGCCTCGACAACAAGGCTCTAAGTGCCAAGGGTAAGCTCACCATGCCGGTGCTCGCGCTTGGCGGGGAGAAGTCTTACGGCACTGCCATGGCGGGTGAGCTCAATTTTGTCGCGACGAATGTGAAGGGCGGGGTGATCCCGGCCTCCGGTCATTGGGTGATGGAAGAAAACCCGGACGCCACCACCAAGCTGGTAGTCGATTTCCTCTCCCATTAG
- a CDS encoding MarR family winged helix-turn-helix transcriptional regulator, with product MAKPQDSAAGVAGELREVMVLLKRRIREEAPPNDMSWGQLSVLGQLDRAGPCTVSELARAESVRPQSMGETVAALQKAGFVQGQPDPNDGRRTLLSLTPSARDLVRARRAAREDWLMRRIKQKFSAPEQKQLCDALALLRRLAEKD from the coding sequence ATGGCAAAGCCGCAGGATAGTGCCGCCGGAGTGGCGGGGGAGTTGCGTGAGGTGATGGTGCTCTTAAAGCGCCGCATTCGCGAAGAAGCGCCGCCCAATGATATGTCTTGGGGCCAGCTCAGCGTCCTGGGTCAGCTTGATCGCGCCGGGCCTTGCACGGTCAGTGAGCTTGCCCGCGCCGAAAGCGTGCGTCCGCAGTCCATGGGCGAGACGGTGGCGGCGCTGCAAAAAGCGGGCTTCGTCCAGGGCCAGCCCGATCCCAATGATGGCCGCCGCACGCTTCTGTCCCTCACGCCGTCCGCGCGCGATCTTGTTCGCGCCCGCAGAGCCGCGCGCGAGGATTGGCTGATGCGTAGGATCAAGCAGAAATTCTCCGCACCCGAACAAAAACAGCTTTGCGACGCGCTGGCGCTTCTGCGCCGCCTCGCCGAGAAGGATTAG
- a CDS encoding glycoside hydrolase family 43 protein: protein MADNSDTRAPNGRRYLSQPLVKHIYTADPSAHVFDGKIYVYPSHDIDAGIPDDDLGNQYAMNDYIVLSMDEPGAPTTAHPVGLKVEDVPWADKQMWAPDAAYKNGTYYLYFPARDPQGIFRIGVASSTSPVGPFKPEPEAIKGSFSIDPAVFVDDDGEAYMYFGGIWGGQLQRWATGKFDPNGSDTDLHQDDKPALCAKVAKLTPDMKEFAHEARDVVLLDEEGKPILAGDHDRRFFEASWLFKKDGKYYFTYSTGDTHFLCYAIGDNPYGPFTVKGQFLLPVQGWTSHHSVVEFKGKWWLFYHDVQLSDKNHLRCVKVTELKFNPDGTIPMIDPFTD, encoded by the coding sequence ATGGCAGATAATTCAGATACGCGCGCACCCAATGGCCGGCGCTACCTGTCGCAACCGCTGGTAAAGCACATCTACACCGCCGATCCCTCGGCGCATGTGTTCGACGGCAAGATTTACGTCTACCCCAGCCATGACATCGATGCGGGCATCCCCGACGACGATCTCGGCAACCAATATGCCATGAACGACTATATCGTCCTCTCCATGGACGAGCCGGGCGCGCCCACCACCGCCCATCCGGTCGGCCTTAAGGTCGAGGATGTCCCCTGGGCCGATAAGCAGATGTGGGCCCCGGATGCGGCCTACAAGAACGGCACCTATTACCTCTATTTCCCGGCGCGCGACCCGCAAGGCATCTTCCGCATCGGCGTGGCCTCGTCGACATCGCCGGTCGGCCCCTTCAAGCCCGAGCCGGAAGCCATCAAGGGCAGCTTCTCCATCGATCCTGCCGTGTTCGTCGATGATGACGGCGAAGCCTATATGTATTTCGGCGGCATCTGGGGCGGTCAGCTGCAGCGCTGGGCCACCGGCAAATTCGATCCCAACGGCTCGGATACCGATCTGCATCAGGACGACAAGCCCGCGCTTTGCGCCAAAGTCGCCAAGTTGACGCCGGACATGAAGGAATTCGCCCATGAAGCGCGCGATGTCGTGCTGCTGGACGAGGAAGGCAAGCCGATCCTGGCTGGCGATCACGACCGCCGCTTCTTCGAAGCCTCCTGGCTCTTCAAGAAGGACGGCAAATACTATTTCACCTATTCGACCGGCGACACGCACTTCCTGTGCTATGCGATCGGCGACAATCCTTACGGCCCCTTCACCGTGAAAGGCCAGTTCCTGCTGCCGGTGCAGGGTTGGACCAGCCATCACTCCGTGGTGGAGTTCAAAGGCAAGTGGTGGCTCTTCTATCACGACGTCCAGCTCTCGGATAAGAACCACCTGCGCTGCGTCAAGGTGACGGAGCTGAAGTTCAACCCGGATGGCACGATCCCGATGATCGATCCGTTCACGGATTAA
- a CDS encoding isochorismatase family protein: MPITAIDPKTALVVIDLQKGIVAMAQQEVTAPVVARAARLAEAFRAKNLPVVLVHVVPSSTPRRADQSRAIPQLPPDFAEILPALNPQPGDHQIEKHSWGAFTKTGLEEWLRANGVTQIVLCGVSTSIGVETTARQAFEAGFDIAFAIDAMADLVPAAHDNSLTRIFPRLGETGTVQEILDVLKGASA, encoded by the coding sequence ATGCCCATCACCGCCATCGACCCCAAGACCGCGCTGGTGGTCATCGATCTGCAAAAGGGCATTGTCGCCATGGCGCAGCAGGAGGTTACCGCACCGGTCGTCGCCCGTGCCGCGCGTCTCGCCGAAGCTTTTCGCGCTAAGAATCTGCCTGTGGTGCTGGTGCATGTGGTGCCGTCATCCACGCCGCGCCGCGCCGATCAGTCTCGCGCCATTCCGCAGCTGCCGCCCGATTTCGCCGAGATTCTGCCCGCGCTGAACCCGCAACCCGGCGACCATCAAATCGAAAAACATAGCTGGGGCGCCTTCACCAAGACCGGCCTTGAAGAATGGCTCCGCGCAAACGGCGTCACGCAGATCGTGCTCTGCGGGGTTTCGACTTCCATCGGGGTGGAGACCACCGCGCGCCAGGCCTTCGAAGCGGGCTTCGACATCGCCTTCGCCATCGACGCGATGGCGGATCTTGTTCCCGCGGCACACGACAACAGCCTGACGCGCATTTTCCCGCGGCTCGGCGAGACCGGGACGGTGCAGGAAATATTGGATGTTCTGAAAGGGGCCTCTGCATGA
- a CDS encoding endonuclease domain-containing protein has product MKHSFARKLRREQTDVERKLWYALRDRRFQGFKFRRQQPVGTYIVDFVCFDAKLIIELDGGQHGDDAHLVYDGARSERLKADGFRVLRFWNYEVIENFDGVLEGIERVLPQTCKT; this is encoded by the coding sequence ATGAAGCATAGTTTTGCGCGAAAGCTACGCCGCGAGCAGACCGATGTTGAGCGCAAGCTATGGTATGCGTTGCGGGACCGGCGTTTTCAGGGTTTCAAATTCCGGCGGCAACAGCCGGTGGGTACTTATATCGTCGATTTCGTCTGCTTCGATGCCAAGCTGATCATCGAACTTGATGGCGGGCAGCATGGCGATGATGCGCACCTAGTTTACGACGGAGCACGCAGCGAAAGACTGAAAGCAGATGGCTTTCGTGTGCTCAGGTTTTGGAACTACGAGGTGATTGAGAATTTTGACGGGGTACTGGAGGGGATAGAGCGGGTACTCCCCCAAACCTGCAAAACGTGA
- a CDS encoding creatininase family protein: MQLHLSTWPEIESYLQHSKAILVPIGSTEQHGPIGLLGTDALCSEEIARRAGEEGGFLVAPTFNVGQAQHHLAFPGTLTLRPSTMIAAMTDWANSLRRHGFERIYWLNGHGGNVATMNAAFAEIQHGSSINPGHENSPTLRCSLRNWWELAGVSETIRELFPVGEGNHATPSEISVTQYLFPQAVKYADFPVRIAPSGPIFDAEDFRRRYPDGRIGSDPTLANPAAGKRLVETAVHSLVREFRNFAGA; the protein is encoded by the coding sequence ATGCAGCTTCACCTCTCGACTTGGCCTGAAATCGAATCCTACCTTCAGCATTCCAAGGCCATTCTCGTTCCCATCGGCTCCACCGAACAGCACGGCCCCATCGGGCTTCTGGGCACCGACGCGCTCTGCTCCGAAGAGATCGCCCGGCGCGCGGGCGAGGAGGGCGGGTTTCTGGTGGCGCCGACCTTCAATGTCGGCCAGGCCCAGCATCATTTGGCCTTTCCCGGCACGCTGACGCTTCGCCCCTCGACCATGATCGCGGCCATGACCGATTGGGCCAATTCGCTGCGCCGTCATGGTTTTGAGCGGATTTATTGGCTGAATGGCCATGGCGGCAATGTCGCCACGATGAACGCGGCCTTCGCCGAAATTCAGCACGGCTCCAGCATCAATCCCGGGCATGAGAACAGCCCGACCTTGCGCTGCAGCTTGCGCAATTGGTGGGAGCTGGCGGGCGTCTCCGAAACCATCCGCGAGCTTTTCCCGGTGGGCGAGGGCAATCACGCCACCCCGTCCGAGATTTCGGTGACGCAGTATCTTTTCCCGCAAGCGGTCAAATACGCCGACTTCCCGGTGCGAATCGCGCCATCGGGTCCGATCTTCGATGCAGAGGATTTTCGCCGCCGTTATCCCGATGGCCGTATCGGCTCTGACCCGACGCTGGCCAACCCCGCCGCCGGCAAACGTCTGGTCGAAACCGCCGTCCATTCCCTGGTGCGCGAGTTTCGGAATTTCGCGGGCGCTTAG
- the thiC gene encoding phosphomethylpyrimidine synthase ThiC has translation MNQPVRNPHLTITRGPLPGSNKLIENGVPFREVKLSGGEAPVRLYDTSGPYTDQSAEIDIEKGLKRLRQEWILARGDVEEYDERARKPEDDGLKPGELLSVPQFDRAGLKPLRAKPGKNVTQLHYARQGIITEEMKFIAARENLGVSKLADGHSFGANIPREITPEFVRDEIARGRAIIPNNINHPETEPMIIGRNFLTKVNANIGNSIVTSGVSEEVEKMVWSIRWGADTVMDLSTGRHIHTIREWIIRNSPVPIGTVPIYQALEKVGGIAEELTWELYRDTLIEQCEQGVDYFTVHAGVRLAHIPLTASRVTGIVSRGGSILAKWCLAHHKENFLYTHFEDICEILKQYDVGFSLGDGLRPGSTADANDPAQFAELDTLGELNRIAQRHDVQVMIEGPGHVPMHKIKENMDRQLTACDEAPFYTLGPLTTDVAPGYDHITSAIGAAMIGWFGTAMLCYVTPKEHLGLPDRDDVKAGVIAYKIAAHAADLAKGHPAARIWDDAMSKARFEFRWRDQFALALDPETAETYHDETLPADGAKVAHFCSMCGPKFCSMKISQEVRDAARGKNDWNPSDGLSTEDIRAAMEMKSEEFKKHGSEIYWTKPAAE, from the coding sequence ATGAACCAGCCCGTCCGTAATCCTCATTTGACCATTACCCGTGGTCCGTTGCCCGGCTCGAACAAGCTTATCGAGAACGGGGTGCCGTTCCGCGAGGTGAAGCTGTCGGGCGGCGAGGCGCCGGTCCGCCTCTATGACACATCCGGTCCGTATACGGATCAATCCGCCGAGATCGATATCGAGAAGGGCCTAAAGCGCCTGCGCCAGGAGTGGATTCTGGCTCGCGGCGATGTGGAAGAATATGACGAGCGCGCCAGGAAGCCCGAAGATGACGGCCTGAAACCCGGCGAGCTTTTGTCGGTGCCGCAGTTTGATCGCGCGGGCCTGAAGCCCCTTCGCGCCAAGCCGGGCAAGAATGTCACCCAGCTTCACTACGCCCGCCAAGGCATCATCACTGAAGAGATGAAGTTCATTGCCGCGCGCGAAAACCTCGGCGTGTCGAAGCTGGCCGATGGCCATTCCTTCGGCGCCAATATCCCGCGCGAGATCACGCCGGAATTCGTCCGCGATGAGATCGCCCGCGGTCGCGCCATCATTCCGAACAACATCAACCATCCCGAAACCGAGCCGATGATCATCGGCCGCAACTTCCTCACCAAGGTGAATGCCAATATCGGCAATTCGATTGTCACCTCTGGCGTGTCGGAAGAAGTCGAGAAGATGGTGTGGTCGATCCGCTGGGGCGCGGACACCGTGATGGACCTTTCCACCGGCCGTCACATTCACACTATCCGCGAATGGATCATCCGCAACAGCCCGGTTCCGATTGGCACGGTGCCGATCTATCAGGCGCTGGAAAAGGTCGGCGGCATTGCCGAGGAACTGACCTGGGAGCTTTATCGCGACACGCTGATTGAACAATGCGAGCAGGGCGTGGATTACTTCACCGTCCATGCCGGCGTGCGTCTCGCCCATATTCCGCTGACGGCTTCGCGCGTCACCGGCATTGTCAGCCGCGGCGGTTCGATCCTCGCCAAATGGTGCCTCGCGCATCACAAGGAAAACTTCCTCTACACGCACTTCGAAGACATCTGCGAAATCTTGAAGCAATACGATGTCGGCTTCTCCTTGGGGGATGGCCTGCGTCCGGGTTCCACCGCCGATGCCAACGACCCGGCGCAGTTTGCCGAGCTCGACACGTTGGGTGAGCTCAACCGCATTGCCCAGCGCCACGACGTGCAGGTGATGATCGAAGGCCCCGGCCATGTGCCGATGCATAAGATCAAGGAGAATATGGATCGCCAGCTCACCGCTTGCGATGAAGCTCCCTTCTATACGCTTGGGCCGTTAACGACCGACGTCGCGCCGGGCTATGACCACATCACCTCTGCGATTGGCGCGGCGATGATCGGCTGGTTCGGCACCGCGATGCTTTGCTACGTCACGCCAAAAGAGCACCTCGGCTTGCCGGATCGTGATGACGTGAAGGCGGGGGTGATCGCTTATAAGATCGCCGCCCATGCCGCCGACCTCGCCAAGGGCCATCCAGCCGCGCGCATTTGGGACGACGCCATGAGTAAGGCGCGTTTCGAATTCCGCTGGCGCGATCAGTTCGCCCTCGCGCTCGATCCCGAAACGGCGGAAACCTATCACGACGAAACCCTTCCGGCGGACGGTGCCAAGGTCGCCCATTTCTGCTCCATGTGCGGGCCGAAATTCTGCTCCATGAAGATCAGCCAGGAAGTGCGCGACGCCGCGCGCGGCAAGAACGACTGGAACCCCTCCGACGGTCTCTCCACCGAAGACATCCGCGCGGCGATGGAAATGAAGTCCGAAGAGTTCAAAAAACACGGCAGCGAAATCTACTGGACCAAGCCCGCGGCGGAATAA